Genomic window (Asticcacaulis excentricus CB 48):
CCGCATTGCGTAAGAGTTGGGGAAAAATGATCGGGGCTTTGATAACATGCCAGGCGTAAACAACTGGTCGCCGATCCAGCCTGAAATGGTATGGACTAAAGTCGCATCCGCGCTTCGTCATGAACTGGGTGAGGGGCCTTACAATTCCTATGTCGCGCCGTCGGCGCTGCGACAGAATCCCCTGGGCGACCCGGTGCTGGTGACGCCGACACTTTATGCCCGCGACTGGTTCGCTCGCAATGCCCTGCGCCGTGCCAACGAGCTGTGGGCGCAGCACGATCCGGACCACCGTTCGCTGGAACTGAAATCGCGGGCTGAATTCGACGATCAGTCGAAGAGCGCCCCCATGACACCGGTGACCCGCACAGATAGCGCCGAAAACGCACCGGCGGCTCCTGTCGTCAGTTTTCAGGACGCGGTGGCCCGTGTGGCCGGGCTCCAGGAACGCCTGACGTTTGAGACCTTTGTGCCTGGTCGCGGCAATGAATTCGCCTACACCATGTCGCGTCAGGTGGCCACCTGGGCGGATGGGCACTTTAACCCGGTCTTCTTCCACGGCCCTTACGGCTATGGAAAAACACACCTTCTGAACGCCATCGCCTGGGAAGCGAAGGCCCGTCGTCAGGACGCAAAAGTCGTCTATCTGACCGCGGAAAAGTTCACCTCGACCTTTGTGAAATCGCTTCAGGACCGCTCGACTGCGGCCTTTAAGGATGAACTGCGCAGTGCCGATTTGCTTCTGATCGACGATGTGCATTTTATCGGCGGCAAGACCTCGTCGCAGGAGGAGTTGTTTCACACCTTGACCGCGCTGTTGGAAAACAATAAGCGCGTGGTGTTCACGGCGGACCGTCCGCCGTCGCACCTCAACGAAATCGAAGCGCGTCTCAGATCGCACCTGTCTTCCGGACTGGTCTGCGCTCTGGATGTCGCCGATCAAAGCCTGAGAATGGGCATTATCGAGCGTAAGCTCGATCAACTCGCTAAGCGTCTGGGCGTCGCCCAGAAGCCGCAACATGATGTACTGCAATTTTTAGCAGACCGCGTACCGGGTTCTATCCGAGAGCTGGAAGGGGCCGTTAATACCCTGGCCGCTTCGGCCGGTGCGCGTCTGGGGAGTTTGACTTTGGACGAAGCTATGGCCTTGCTGCAACCCAACCTGAAGGTATCGGCTGAGCGCCGCGTGACGGTCGATGAAATCCAGAAGCTGACGGCGGATCACTTCGCCCTGAAGCAGGCGGATCTTCTGTCGGAGCGCCGGACGCGCTCGGTTGCCCGCCCGCGTCAGGTGGCGATGTGGCTGTGCAAGCAGCACACGACGCGTTCTTATCCGGATATCGGCCGCCGTTTCGGCGGGCGTGACCACACCACGGTTCTGCATGCCGTGAAGAAGGTCGAGGAGCTGCTGCAAAGCGATGAACAGATCGCCAAAGACGTGGAAGCCCTGACCCGCAAACTGCGCGGCTGATTAGCCGGTTTAACCGGTTGACGCCGCTTAATAAACATTTAAGGTCTTACGAAGCGCCGGGGCAACTGCCCCGGCCTTTTGCTCTCTACCTACACGGCCGCAAAGGCTGGTCAAAACTTCTGGCCAAAAATTCCGGCCAAAAATTCTGGGATGCCAAGATGCAGCTAATCATTGAACGTGGCGCACTCCTGAAGGCACTGGGCCACGTCCAGAACGTGGTGGAACGCCGCAACACCATCCCCATACTGTCGAACGTGCTTCTGTCGGCTGAAGGCTCACAGGTGTCCTTCTCAGCGACCGATCTCGATATGGAGATCGTCGATTCCGCAGAAGCCATCGTCGCCGTGCCGGGTCAGATCACTGCGCCGGCCCATACCCTCTACGAAATCGTCCGCAAACTTCCCGACGGAGCGGATGTCGAACTGCGCTATCAGGCCGGTGACGATCCGCGCCTCACCGTACAGGCCGGGCGCTCGCGCTTTGCCCTGCCCGTGCTGCCCGCCGGTGATTTCCCGGTCATGTCAGGCGACCATGACGGCACGACCTATGCGCTGCTGAAAGAAGACTTAAAGCGCCTGATCGACAAAACGCGCTTTGCCGTCTCGACCGAAGAGACGCGCTACTATCTCAACGGCCTTTTCCTTCACACCCTGACTGAGGACGGATCAGGCTATCTGCGTGCCGTGGCTACCGACGGCCACCGCCTGGCCCTTGCCGAAATGCCGGCTCCGGACGGTTCGATGGGCAGCGCCGGGGTTATCATCCCGCGCAAGACCATTGATCAGGCCCGCCGCCTGCTGGACGACGGCACGGGTTATGTCGAACTGACCGTTTCACCCGCCAAGATCCGCTTCAACTTCGGCACTGCGGCCCTGACGTCGAAAATCATCGATGGCTCCTTCCCGGATTATGGTCGCGTGATCCCGAAGAACAACGACAAGCTGATGCGTATCGACACGGGCATCCTGTCGCGCGCCGTCGATCGCGTTTCGACCATCTCAGCGGAAAAGAGCCGCTCGGTGAAGATGGCGATCGAGCCGGGGCGTCTGACGCTCACCGTGCGCAATATCGAAGCCGGTCAGGCCGTCGAAGAAGCGGAAATCGACTACGATTCCGACTCGCTCGAAATCGGCTTCAACGCCCGCTACATCCTCGATGTGATGGGGCAGATCGCCGGTGAACAGGTCGAACTGCGCCTCAATGATGCGGCCTCTCCGACCCTCGTGCTCGATACCGCAGATCAGGGCGTACAGTACGTGCTGATGCCGCTGCGGGTGTAGGCTCAATTTTTCGCCCTGCTCCACATTTTGGCAATGAGACAAATGGTCAGATCGAAACCCGGGGTTACCGTGTGTTTCGATCTGACTTTTTCGTTTAAAGGGCGCGCATGAAAACCCGCATTCACGCCCTGAGCCTGACCGATTTTCGCAGCTATGACCGGCTTGATGTCGATTTGTCCGGGCGGTCGCTATATCTGTTCGGCCCCAACGGCGCAGGTAAGACCAACTTTCTTGAAGCGATCAGCGTCCTCAATCCCGGTCGGGGTCTGCGCGGGGCGGCCGTCAGCGATCTGGGGCGTCGCCTTCCGCAGGAGGCCAAGGGTCGCGCCTGGGGCGTGTCGGTCGAGCTGAAAAGCGCCGAGGACGATATCCGCATCGGCACGGGGTCCGACCCGCGCAGCCTTGAAAAGCGTCTTGTGCGCATCGACCAGCAAACCGTCCCGGCGGGGCGTCTGCTCGATCATATTCGCCTGGTTTGGCTGACCCCGGCGCAGGACCGTATCTTCCTTGAGGCGCGCGCCGAGCGGCTGCGCTTTTTCGACCGCTTGGTCTTCGCCGCCACACCTTCACACGCCACGACAGTTAGCGCCTATGAAAAGGCCCTGCGTGAGCGGCTAAAACTGCTGGTGCAGGGTCCCGCCGACGCCGTCTGGCTCGAC
Coding sequences:
- the dnaA gene encoding chromosomal replication initiator protein DnaA, translating into MPGVNNWSPIQPEMVWTKVASALRHELGEGPYNSYVAPSALRQNPLGDPVLVTPTLYARDWFARNALRRANELWAQHDPDHRSLELKSRAEFDDQSKSAPMTPVTRTDSAENAPAAPVVSFQDAVARVAGLQERLTFETFVPGRGNEFAYTMSRQVATWADGHFNPVFFHGPYGYGKTHLLNAIAWEAKARRQDAKVVYLTAEKFTSTFVKSLQDRSTAAFKDELRSADLLLIDDVHFIGGKTSSQEELFHTLTALLENNKRVVFTADRPPSHLNEIEARLRSHLSSGLVCALDVADQSLRMGIIERKLDQLAKRLGVAQKPQHDVLQFLADRVPGSIRELEGAVNTLAASAGARLGSLTLDEAMALLQPNLKVSAERRVTVDEIQKLTADHFALKQADLLSERRTRSVARPRQVAMWLCKQHTTRSYPDIGRRFGGRDHTTVLHAVKKVEELLQSDEQIAKDVEALTRKLRG
- the dnaN gene encoding DNA polymerase III subunit beta, whose translation is MQLIIERGALLKALGHVQNVVERRNTIPILSNVLLSAEGSQVSFSATDLDMEIVDSAEAIVAVPGQITAPAHTLYEIVRKLPDGADVELRYQAGDDPRLTVQAGRSRFALPVLPAGDFPVMSGDHDGTTYALLKEDLKRLIDKTRFAVSTEETRYYLNGLFLHTLTEDGSGYLRAVATDGHRLALAEMPAPDGSMGSAGVIIPRKTIDQARRLLDDGTGYVELTVSPAKIRFNFGTAALTSKIIDGSFPDYGRVIPKNNDKLMRIDTGILSRAVDRVSTISAEKSRSVKMAIEPGRLTLTVRNIEAGQAVEEAEIDYDSDSLEIGFNARYILDVMGQIAGEQVELRLNDAASPTLVLDTADQGVQYVLMPLRV